In Rhodococcus qingshengii JCM 15477, the sequence GTTCGACGCAGTCTCCTCGCTGACCGGGGTCCGTCAGAGGGTCGACTACGAAGCGCAGGCTGCCATCGAGTTGGAGGGGGTGTCGAGGGGAGTCGACAGCGCCGGTTCGCGGTACACCTTCGATTGGACGCAGTCGGACGACGATTCGTGGACAGCAGATCCGCGGTCGGTCATTCGGGCTGTTGTCCGCGATCTCCGGGAGAAGTTGCCCGCTGAAGTGATCGGCGCCCGTTTCCACGAATCCGTAGCGCACCTGGTGCTCGAGTGGGCAATTCGTGGCCGGGAACTGGCGGGAGTGGACGAGGTAGTACTCACCGGAGGTGTCTTTCAGAACCCTCTACTGCTCGTTCGGGCGTGTGCTCTGCTCTCAGACGCTGGATTCACGCCGTTGACAGGACTGGAGTTGCCGCCGAACGACGGCGGTCTCGCCTACGGCCAAGTGCTGGTGGGGAGTTCGTCATGAGGTCAGGAGTTGTGTCATGTGCCTAGCCGTACCGGGACGTATCGAGTCCCTGGAGGAACGCGACGGAACGACGATGTCGGTGGTGAACTTCGGTGGCGTCCGAAAAGAAGTGTGTCTCGAGTACATTCCGGGCGCCCAAGTCGGCGAGTACGTCGTGGTGCACGTCGGATTTGCCATCCAGCGACTCGACGAGGAATCCGCTCGCAGCACGCTGGCGGAATTCGAGCACCTCGGCGTACTGGAAGAGGAATTCGGTGACGGGTTCGAAAGGGCTGCCCGGGCCGCGGGGATCGAACCGAAGGAGACGGAATCATGAAATATCTGGACGAGTTCTCCGATCCGGAACTGGCCGGCAAACTGCTG encodes:
- a CDS encoding HypC/HybG/HupF family hydrogenase formation chaperone → MCLAVPGRIESLEERDGTTMSVVNFGGVRKEVCLEYIPGAQVGEYVVVHVGFAIQRLDEESARSTLAEFEHLGVLEEEFGDGFERAARAAGIEPKETES